The segment AGAGGATGCAAAAATGCTCTATCTCGCTATTCGTAAATTAAAAATGACCTATCGCGACGTTATTATTTTACGTAAAATTGAAGGCTTATCCATTGAGGAAACGTGCCATGTTTTAGGCTGGAATGAAGGAAAAGTAAAAAACACATTAAAGCGTGCACTCATTGCATTAAAAAAAGAGCTTGGAGGTGAATTTCATGAAGAATAAGAAGAAGGCATGGCAGCATTTACATAATTTAAAGCTATCGGAACAGCAGCAGCAACGTTTATTCTATCAAATCACAAAAACGACTACAGCAAAAAAACATTTCACTAAAAATAGCTGGAAAATTCTATCCTTGTCATTACTATTTCTCGCAGTGCTTTCAATCCTTCTACTATCCTTTGTTCAAGAGCCAATCCATCCGCCAACAACAGTAGATGCCACGAAAACAATAGATAGAGTCTATGTAAAGAAAAATAGCCATAAGGATACCTTTATAGCCAAAGCTTCCTGCCTTTATGTGCCTCAGCAATGCTATACTAATCATAAGACGTTAGTACAGCTAGAAAAGGATTTAGCGAATGCTTCACCTGTTTCCATATCCCCAAGCCCATCAAGTGCTAATTACTATGATGTATTCATTCGTTATGATAATGGAACAGAAGAAAAATGGAAGGTACTGAATAACAATACATTCTGGAATATTGAAACAGAGCAGGCGGTTCAGCTCGATGGACTCTTTTACTCCCTATGGTACTATGATGATGGGAAAAGTTCGATAAAAATTTTAATGGGCAATATTTTTATCTTCCTAGCATCTTTTCTATTATGGATTGCCAAAAAAAGAATGCCTAATACAGAGCGTCGTTTTTTTGCCGCAACCGTTGAGCATGCTATCGCCAATGTGATTATGCTTATATTATTTGGAGGGACTTTACTCTTTATATATCTTTTACAGCATATGGTTCACGCTATGATTATTTACAGCCTTTTTATGCTCTACTCGATTGCACAAATTTACTATCGCAAAAAAGCTGGAGAGCCTCAAGCTTATTTAATCGTCTATGTCCTTATCCAGCTTTGTTTAGCAATCGGCTTTACCTATTTATATGTGGGAATCAGTACCCCTTTTTAACACTTACAAACAAGGAGAGCAAATATGACAACGATTGATTTATATACAATGTGCATCGTGCAGGATGGCGATAAAATATTATTATTAAATAGACCCGTGGAAAGAGGATTTCCAGGCTATATTGGTGCTGGTGGAAAAGTAGATTTCCCTGAAAGCTTAACTGAAGCGGCTATCCGTGAAGTAAAGGAAGAAACAGGCTTAATGGTGAAAGATTTAGTTTATAAAGGGCTTGATGAATATGTTGACCCAAAGAAAAACTATCGTTATATGGTGTTTAACTATTTAGCTACATCGTTTGAAGGCACACTGCTCAAAAATCCGCCAGAAGGTGAATTAGTATGGGTTCCTCTTAACGAAGCCTACAATCTTCCTATGCAGCCTTGGTTTAAACGAAGATTACCATTATTTTTTGAGGAAGGAACATTTGAAATTTATGAGGTTTGGGATAAAGAGCAGCAGCAAACAATAAAAGAATCTATTAAAAGGTTATAATCTAGCAAAAAACCAAACTATTCAAGTCGCAATAGTTTGGTTTCTTTTATTAATTATAGTTCCTTTACAAGTTCCAATAATGCTGT is part of the Lysinibacillus sp. FSL K6-0232 genome and harbors:
- a CDS encoding 8-oxo-dGTP diphosphatase → MTTIDLYTMCIVQDGDKILLLNRPVERGFPGYIGAGGKVDFPESLTEAAIREVKEETGLMVKDLVYKGLDEYVDPKKNYRYMVFNYLATSFEGTLLKNPPEGELVWVPLNEAYNLPMQPWFKRRLPLFFEEGTFEIYEVWDKEQQQTIKESIKRL